From the genome of Desulfobotulus pelophilus, one region includes:
- a CDS encoding ABC transporter ATP-binding protein, translated as MGFRLEDRHKKVLALVMESKWRLAIAMLSMFLVSLTTVASAWLIKPVLDDIFLERDMVKLYMIPIAVLVVFVIRGIGMYGQEFFLNYVGQIIIRHFRNALYDRIVDLPLRFFQSERTGVLMSRITNDVNLIRNMVSNVVTSSLRDFFTIIFLIVYTFYQIWSLALIAFLVLPAAFYPVIYFGRKVRKTSTGCQEAMADMNAFLHETFAGNKIVKAFGMETYEKKRFHEKTSTLFRLEIRQAIAKSMSSPVMEVLAGVGIAFIIWYGGSRVIEGAYTPGTFVSFLAAVLMLYDPVKKMSKLNNALQEGLAAVDRIFEILNEKSEIREKEIPLLLQDTKSYDVCFKNVSFAYTDDGKKVLDDISLEVRSGEVLALVGMSGGGKTSLVNLIPRFYDVISGCICIGGVDIRDFSLSSLRSRIAVVTQEPILFNDSIRANIAYGRSSATTDEIEYAARAAFAHDFICRMPNGYDTHIGELGSRLSGGEKQRICIARALVKDAPVLILDEATSALDTEAEQLVQKALDNLMQGRTTFVIAHRLSTITGADSIAVLVNGHLVEKGHHDALLAKNGAYAKLYRMQFASKEDMDG; from the coding sequence ATGGGGTTCCGGCTTGAAGACCGGCATAAAAAAGTGCTGGCCCTGGTAATGGAAAGTAAGTGGCGGCTTGCCATAGCCATGCTTTCCATGTTTCTTGTCTCATTGACAACGGTTGCATCCGCCTGGCTGATCAAACCCGTTCTGGATGATATTTTTCTGGAACGGGACATGGTGAAGCTCTATATGATTCCCATTGCAGTTCTGGTGGTTTTTGTAATTCGTGGTATCGGCATGTACGGCCAGGAATTTTTTTTGAATTATGTGGGGCAGATTATTATCCGGCATTTTAGAAATGCTCTGTATGACCGAATTGTTGATCTCCCCTTGCGGTTTTTTCAGTCTGAGCGCACGGGCGTACTGATGAGCCGTATCACCAATGATGTGAACTTGATACGGAATATGGTTTCCAATGTGGTTACCAGTTCTCTCAGGGATTTTTTTACTATTATTTTTCTGATAGTCTATACCTTTTATCAGATATGGAGCCTTGCCCTGATAGCGTTTCTTGTACTTCCTGCCGCATTTTATCCTGTTATTTACTTTGGAAGGAAAGTACGAAAAACAAGCACGGGTTGTCAGGAAGCCATGGCTGACATGAACGCCTTTCTTCATGAGACGTTTGCAGGCAATAAAATTGTGAAGGCGTTTGGCATGGAAACCTATGAAAAAAAACGTTTTCATGAGAAAACCAGTACCCTTTTTCGTCTGGAGATCCGTCAGGCCATTGCTAAATCCATGTCTTCTCCGGTGATGGAAGTTCTTGCCGGTGTGGGGATTGCCTTTATTATATGGTATGGGGGGTCACGTGTCATTGAAGGTGCGTATACACCAGGAACTTTTGTTTCCTTTCTGGCTGCTGTACTCATGCTCTATGATCCGGTAAAAAAAATGAGCAAGCTGAATAATGCTCTGCAGGAAGGTCTTGCTGCCGTAGACAGAATTTTTGAAATTCTTAATGAAAAATCAGAAATACGGGAAAAGGAAATCCCTCTGCTCCTTCAGGATACAAAGTCCTACGATGTATGCTTTAAGAATGTATCTTTTGCCTATACCGATGACGGGAAAAAGGTCCTTGACGATATCAGCCTTGAAGTTCGCTCCGGAGAGGTATTGGCACTTGTGGGAATGAGTGGGGGGGGCAAAACATCTCTTGTCAATCTGATCCCAAGGTTTTATGATGTGATATCTGGTTGTATTTGTATCGGCGGAGTGGATATCCGGGATTTTTCCCTGTCTTCCCTTCGTTCACGCATTGCTGTTGTCACCCAGGAGCCGATCCTGTTCAATGACAGTATTCGGGCTAATATTGCCTATGGCCGGTCATCCGCTACTACGGATGAGATTGAATACGCAGCCCGGGCAGCCTTTGCCCATGATTTTATCTGCCGAATGCCCAATGGATATGACACTCATATTGGTGAGTTGGGTAGTCGGCTTTCAGGGGGTGAAAAGCAGCGGATTTGCATTGCGCGAGCACTTGTCAAAGATGCTCCTGTCCTGATTCTGGATGAAGCAACATCCGCACTGGATACGGAAGCGGAGCAGCTTGTGCAGAAGGCCCTGGACAATCTGATGCAGGGCCGGACAACCTTTGTGATTGCCCACCGTCTTTCCACCATTACAGGGGCGGATTCCATTGCCGTTCTGGTGAATGGTCATCTTGTGGAAAAAGGTCATCATGATGCCCTGCTGGCAAAAAACGGGGCTTATGCAAAGTTGTATCGTATGCAGTTTGCAAGCAAAGAGGATATGGATGGATAG
- a CDS encoding phosphatase PAP2 family protein — protein MDRIFTRTADWFFKPGLFCLSPFFVLSFLLSVLFFLAWPQVDIWFSSLFWTPEKGFFLRDHVVFRLIYLSVEWISYGMGVFLLLWAFAYGLHPFVRRMGGGRFLCSALLLFVLGPGLVVNLIFKDHMGRARPAQIEAFGGQADFVPPFVFSRECERNCSFASGHASVAAWLLCLVLLFNGYGKKVLVFLAGLYFVLVGMGRIVQGGHFLSDVIFAFLLVYVVAALLQWSCIKKPAG, from the coding sequence ATGGATAGAATCTTTACCCGTACGGCAGATTGGTTTTTTAAGCCCGGCTTATTTTGCCTTTCTCCTTTCTTTGTTTTGTCATTTCTGTTGTCCGTATTGTTTTTTCTTGCCTGGCCTCAGGTTGATATCTGGTTCTCTTCTCTTTTCTGGACTCCGGAGAAGGGTTTTTTTCTTCGGGATCATGTTGTGTTTCGTCTTATTTATCTGTCCGTTGAATGGATATCCTATGGTATGGGTGTCTTCCTTCTTCTGTGGGCTTTTGCATACGGGCTTCATCCTTTTGTGCGAAGAATGGGAGGAGGCCGTTTTCTCTGCTCTGCCCTCCTTCTTTTTGTGCTGGGACCGGGGCTTGTTGTCAATCTGATATTCAAGGACCATATGGGGCGTGCTCGCCCTGCCCAGATTGAGGCATTTGGAGGACAGGCGGATTTTGTTCCGCCCTTTGTTTTTTCCAGGGAGTGTGAGCGCAACTGCAGTTTTGCTTCCGGTCATGCTTCGGTTGCTGCATGGCTTCTTTGTCTTGTTCTTCTTTTTAATGGATATGGGAAAAAAGTTCTGGTTTTTCTTGCCGGACTGTATTTTGTTCTGGTCGGCATGGGACGAATTGTGCAGGGCGGTCATTTTTTAAGTGATGTCATTTTCGCTTTTCTTCTTGTTTATGTGGTTGCGGCCCTTCTCCAATGGTCCTGCATAAAAAAACCGGCAGGATAA